In the Bacillus sp. FJAT-42376 genome, ATTCCGGATGTACCTTTATAAATGGCTCAGTGTGCTTCGTGCCGTATAAAGGAAGCACTTTTTCTTCGAGTATGGATAAAAAGAGATTGTTGGTGGAAGGTTTGGACCTTGTAAATTCATCGTAAACGAGCGTATATCCGTTTTTCACAGCCTCCAGCAGCCTTCCGTTCTTCCAGGTTTCTGTCACATTTTCCTCTTTTTTATAAACGGTACGTATATAATTATCCACCGTTTTCGAACTTGTATATCCTGTAAATGATCCGATTAAATCTGCATTGGAAAGTTCGTGATTTCCGTGCATAAGCATAACAGGCCTTTTTCTTTTTTTTGCAAGGTTAAGAGCAAGAGTCGTTTTCCCTACTCCGGATGGACCCGTGAAATGAACAGGATAACCGGCTTTTATATAGGAAGCAGACCGTTCCATAATGTCTTCAAATGCTTCTGTGTAAAAAGTGTCCTTTCCATTTGCATCCGCCTGTTTTGCTTCTTTAAGTACGGTCATCTTTTCCAGCTCCAATCACACGGTCTGCTATTCCTGCTCATCCATCATTGCGCTTCTTGGCCTCAGGCTTTTACGGGTATATGAGGTCACATCATATTCCGCATCCAATGTCACATCATATACCCCAAGCATTTCATCTTTGGCGTACTTTCTCATATATTCACGTTCTTCCACGACTTCCACAACAGCTTTGCATCCTTCTTCAGTAGGTTCAATGGAAGTTATTTTATGAGGGGGAGCGATATGCTCTGAGAAGAATTCATTTAATGATTTCATCACTTCTTTAATCTTCAATTGGATTCACCGCCGTTTTCACATTTAAAAGGGGCCGGCGGTGCAAGAGTATTCCCCCGCCGGCTTCTTTCAGACTGGTTTAAATGCTGAATTGTTTATCCCGTTCATTTGACTGGTGAGGCAGTGCTTCATCTTCCTGTACATCATCTCTCAGAAGCCCGACCGCATTTGCATAGCGCAGCCATGTATCTACACTTGCGATGACAACCCTTGCTTCTATTGTAATTAACTCGATTCCCACTAATGACACGCGGGCAAATACGTCAATGACAACCCCTTTATCGAGAATCCGATCGACTACCTCTGCCAGACTGGAACTATCCGTACTTTTTTGAACAGCCATTTTATCTTTCTCCCTTCCATATTTAAGAATTTGATATTGAACTGATTGTTTTAATGTCCGTTGCTGATTTAATCTGACTTGGCTTTTTCATGTTTGCTGCACTTTTCACCTGAGAGGCGCTCTTAAGCTGGTTCACACCTTTTAGATCCCTTATACTTTTCAGACGGCCTTTGTCGTCGGGTCTGATTTTCTCTTGAAAATCCTCTCCGGCTTCTTTGAACGTTTTCAATTTGGATCTGACGTTTAAAAGCGCTTCCTGAACTTTGTCTCTCATCTCTTCTGCCTTTGAATGAACATTCCCGGCATTTTCTTCTTTTGCTGCTTCCAGTTTTCCCGCAGCATCTTTTACTTTGGACTGCATTTTCTTTTGCACGTGATGCTTCATTTCATGGGCTATTCTGTCTTTAGCTGCATCCTTCAGTTCATCTTTTTCTTCTTTTATTTCTTCTTTCACTTCATGCTTTTTCTCTTCAGCCTTCCCTCTCAATACTTTAGGCAGGACTCTTTTCCGTATTCCCGGAATGAACATGGCACCAGTACCGGCTGCTGCTAAACTTCCATAAACGATTTTTTTATTTCGTTCTTTGCTTCCAGAGCTCATTGACCGCGTCCTCCTTTCTAAACTGAAAGGCGTGAATGCCGCTTTCAATTCCGTTCTACTGAGGGTGTTACCCGAGTCTTTGCTTTTATCAAACTGGGTATTTTTTCTGAAAACTGAAACATCCGTTCAAAAGATATATCTGTAATGAATGTTTCCTGTTTTAATCATGTTTTTCAGCTTTTATTAAAAATATTTCAGTTAGGTTACAATTTAAATTTGGTGGACGTTTCTAAAAAAAAATTAAAATTCCTTTAACTTTTTTTAAAAAAATCTCTTTTTTTTTCACGAAAAAAAACCGGCATCTATAAAAGATGAGCCGGGTTTAATTCGTCGCACATTAAATTATCCGTTTCTTTTTGCTGGTGAACTGGACCAATTGTAAAAGTTTTAATTTAGAAGCTTTTCCATAATATCCAGCAGAAACGGATCACTCTTTTTCTTCACTTTGTAACCTAAGTAGATTTCATTGGCTACTGAAAATTCATTGAGTATGGTCTTCACTCTTTTTTGGATTAATGAATGTTCGATTAAATAATGGGGGAGCAGACTGATTCCGATGCCTTTCTCTACTGCACTCAAGATTCCGCGCAAATCAGGAATAACATAATGAGGTTCCATTTCAGGCCGTTTTTTAAAATGCTCCCGCCACATTCTCCTGATAATCGGGAGCTCCATCCCATAGCTAATCCACTTTTGATTAAGCAGCCACTCTTCGGCATCGGCCGCTTCAGGAATATTCCCATGTTCATACGGGGCCGTGATGTAAAATTGTTCTTTTTCAATTTGCTTATATTCAATGCCTGGTTTACTGAATCGCTGAGTTGTAATGATTACATCTGCACGATTTTGCTCCAGCATGTCAAATAAAGCAGGAGCCTCTCCTTGATGGTGAATCACCTTACTTGGAACGTTTTTCAATTTTTCCAGTCCTCTTATTGAAAAATAATCAATCGGAGAACCAATCGTAACCACAGGTGCTGTTTCAATTGAATGTCTAATTTCCAAAGTAGTCTTTTCAAGCGTTTCAATTAATGGGGCAAGCCGGGAATAAAGTTCCTTTCCCCGTTCGGTGGGAATGATTTTTCTCGTCGTTCTTGTGAAAAGGGCTTCGCCTACTTCTGCCTCAAGTGCCGCAAGATGCTGACTCATAGCCGGCTGGGTAAGAAATCTTGAACGGGCTGCCTCTGAAACAGACTGATGCTTATAAATGCTGATGAAACTGCGGTACCACTCGAAATCAATCACTCTGCTGCTGCCTCGTTCCCTGTCCAGCACTCCTTCATTTCAATTTGATGCTCTTCCGCATATTCATCGCCCCACAAACACATTTCATTCAGGGTCCGCTGCAATTTTTCCCCCATGGCGGTCGTTGAGTATTCCACTTTTGCAGGAACCGTCTGGTAAACTTTTCGTGTAATCAGCCCATGCTCTTCCAGCTCTTTCAGCTGATGGGCAAGTACCTTTTGAGTAACGGCCGGCATGGCCCTGCGAAGTTCGGAAAATCTCTTTGTTCCTCCATTAAGATTCCATAAAATCAGCACTTTCCATTTTCCTCCGATTAAATCGATAACTAAATTAATGGCACATTGATATTCATGATCAAGTTTTTTCACGGTTGTTCCACTCCTTCACCAGTTTCCGATCGGTAACTATCGTACAAAAAAGTGCCTTCTTGTACAAAATAGCTATTTATATCTATTATATACATAGCAATGGACAATACTAACATTAAGGAGATGAGACAAATGAAAGCATTGCTGCTAGAAGCAAAAGGCAAATGGGATCAAATGAAAGTCGGCAGCATCCCTGCACCTTCCCCTCAAAAAGGGGAAATTCTTGTAAGGGTGCATGCAGTCGGTCTGAATCCTGTTGATTATAAAACAGCTACAAACGGAAATCCAACCTGGAACTATCCGCATATTCTAGGGTTGGACGTAGCAGGAACGATCGAAGAACTTGGTGAAGGCGTTACCCAGTGGAAAAAAGGGGACCGCGTTGTTTACCACGGCGATATGACCAAAGGCGGCGGATTTGCAGAGTATGCTGTAACGACTGCCCATACTGTTTCACAAATTCCTGAAGGGGTGTCTTTTAAAGATGCTGCAGCCCTTCCAACGGCAGGCTACACAGCTTATGAAGCTCTTTTCAGAAAGCTGCCCCTTCACACATTTAAAACCATTCTGATCCAGGGCGGCGCAGGCGGAGTAGGCGGATTTGCCATCCAGCTTGCAAAAAATGCCGGACTTGAAGTATTCACAACGGCTTCCGCTTCCAATCATGAGTATGTAAAATCACTAGGCGCCGATCATGTGATCGACTACCGTTCAGAAGATGTCAAAGAAAAAGTATTGGAGCTGACCAATGGACGCGGTGTTGATGCTGTTCTCGATACCGTCAGCCGCCAAACCTCTACGGACGCTTTAGAATATATTGCCTACCGCGGACAGCTTGCTCACATCGCTGGAGCACCGGATACGTCAGAAGTAAAACCATTTACGAAGGTCATTTCCTTCCATGAAGTGGCACTCGGCGCCATTCATAAAGCCGATTTTGAATCACAAAAAGATTTGGCTGCCATGGGGGATGAGATGCTTGAACTGCTGAAAGCAGGAAAAATCGAATCTCTGCTCTCTGAAACCATCTCATTAGAAGAGATTCCTGAGGCACTTGTCCGTTTATCTGAGCGCCATGTAAAAGGGAAGATCGTAGCAGAAATAGCTGAATAACAAAGGAAAGAGTCCGGCTGAACCGCCGGCTCTTTTTTTATTGGTTTTCTCTTTTTGCCTGACATCTCTGAGGTACTGGAGTCGTAAACACGGATGAACTCCAAGCGGGGTTATTTTTTACAAAGAAACAAACCAAAGCAAATTACAACAAAATGGAAAGGTTATGAGGAGATAAGCACCTTCCACTCAGATCTGCCTAAGGATTCCTTTCTATAAAAACCAGCCGGATGCTTATCGGGGGTTTACCATAAAAACGCTCTTGCGATATAATGTAAGTGTTTTCAAAAAAGGGAAATGAAAGAAGGAATTTTTCTAAATGGAACAGCGTTTTGAACAAGAAGAAAAACTCAATGGCGGAAATGTTTCAGCTGTATATAAAAAGGGAGATCGTGTATATAGAATACAAAAAGAAGAAAGCCCAAACGTACATAAATTATTGAAGCACCTAGAATCAAAGGGGCTAAAAGGGGTTCCCAGATTTCTCGGAATCGATGAAAAAGGGAGAGAAATTCTATCATACATCGAGGGAGAGACAGCTGATTACCCTTTAAAAGACTACATGTGGTCCGAAAAGGCACTTAAAGACGTCGCTGTATTATTGAGACAATACCATGATGCCGCCTCTGATTTCGTTATCCCTGACGGCTGGAAGCCGATTGACAACACTCCAGAGCCAATTGAGGTGATTTGTCACAATGACTTCGCGGTCTATAACGTCATTTTCTCCAATCAAAAACTAGCCGGAGTTATTGATTTTGACCTGGCTGCTCCTGGACCGAGAGCCTGGGATATCGCGTACGCCCTCTATACATTTGTCCCGTTAAGCCGCCGCTATCAAGCTGAATCGGGAGAGGTGATTTATTACAATCCGGAACAGGATGACTTAAAATACCAGCGGCGAATCCAGACTTTCCTGGATGCATACGGATGGAATGACCCAAATACAAATATGCTTAATATGGTTCTCTTAAGAGTCGAAGCGTTATGCCTGACCATGAAAAGAAAAGCACAAGAAGGCGATGGCGCTTTTCAAAAAATGATTGATGAAGGTCATTATGACCATTACCAAGAGGAATATCAATTCATAAAAGAAAACGGATGGAAGTGGTTTTAAAAATCAGGGCTATCTGAAACGGATTCTATCCGAAAAACTGGGGATTCTATATAAAGCGTCTCCCTGTTATGGTTTGAAGTTAACATTAGCTGATGGTACTTCAGCCGGGAGCATGGAGACAGATCCCCGCCTTAACCGCTTTATTGCAGATTCATCTGATTAGACATTATTACAGAAGGAGACAGCTATTATGAAGGTTCCGTTACATCCATTGCCATTGCCTGAAGGATGGGAGGCACCTGCATCCTATTTAAGGCTCCGACATTCACTGTTCCTTTATTCCCCCGCCATCTATGAACCATTCTGATTGCCATCAGCCTTCGCAGCCTCTCCCATTTTCACGTTTTCCGCTAAGCCTGTTCAACATTTTGTAATATTTAAAAGAAAAATCCCTCATCGCGCCTCTCTGCATTTTACTCTCTCTTCAAAAAAATCTATAATAGCAAAGTGAAAGCAACTTTAAAGGAGCTACTATATGAAGACTAAAGAGCGTAATTATACACCGATTATTGTTGCATTGACGATTGCGATCAATGCGCTTGTAGCCGTTTTGTATTTCATGCCGAAGGGCAATAACCTCAGTCACATTGATTTAACGTTTTTGCCGTTTTTCAATGCTGTCATGAATAGCTTTACATTTATTTTTCTGCTGGCAGCGCTGTATTCCATCATAAAACAGAAAAATATAAAACGGCACCGAAATTATATTTTCGGCGCATTCACTACGACGGCTCTATTCCTCATTTCGTATGTGACGTATCACGCATTGGCACCAAACACCCCGTTTGGCGGTGAGGGATTCATCCGGCCGGTTTATTATTTCATCCTCATCACGCACATTTTGCTTTCAGTTGTCATTGTTCCTCTTGCTTTGGTTACTCTTGCGAGGGGATTAAATATGAAAGTGGAGAAACACCGGAAAATCGCCCGCTGGACTATGCCGCTTTGGCTGTATGTCAGTCTTACAGGAGTCATTGTCTACCTGATGATTTCTCCGTATTATTAAAACCAGCCCTGTTTATTCAGGGCCATTTTTATTTTCCCTGTAAATGGTCTACCACATGTACGATTAAATATGGTATTTTGGTAAGGACGCTGAATTTGAAAAAGTATGAAAAAAGTTGAGGTTGAGATACGTTATGGATATGTGGAACTTATTTGTAGCCGTGATCCTCGGGATCGTGGAGGGACTTACTGAATTTGCACCGGTTTCTTCTACAGGCCATATGATTGCCGTGGATGACTTGTGGCTGAAATCCAATCAGCTTTTCGGGAGCGAAGTGGCGAACACTTTTAAAGTGGTCATACAGCTGGGCTCTATCTTAGCTGTCGTAGTTGTTTTCCGTCAGCGATTCTTTGATATGCTGGGTATTAAAACAAAGCATTCACCAAGCGACAGCCACGGAGGTTCCAAACTCTCTTTACTGACTGTCATTATTGGGATTTTGCCAGCCGGTATCCTTGGCTTTGCATTTGCTGATTTTATTGATGAAAAGCTATTTTCGGTTCAGACGGTCGTGATCGGCCTTATCGGCGGTGCTTTGCTGATGATTGCTGCTGACTTGCTTCAGCCTAAGGTTAAAACAGAAACAGTGGACAAAATGACATACAGACAAGCCTTTATGATGGGATTGTTTCAGTGTATCGGTCTTTGGCCAGGATTTTCACGGTCAGGCTCCACGATCTCCGGCGGTGTGCTGCTCGGAATCAGCCACAGAGCTGCATCCGACTTTACGTTCATTATGGCCGTACCTGTGATGGCCGGCGCAAGCGGGATTTCCCTTCTTAAGCACTGGGATTACATCACAAGCAGTTCGATGCCGTTCTTTATCGTCGGATTTATTACAGCATTCATTTTTGCACTGATTTCAATTCGTTTCTTCCTGAAAATGATCAACCGTGTAAAATTGATTCCTTTTGCCATCTATCGAATTGTGATTGCCATAATCATTCTGCTAATGATTATGTAAGAAAAAACTGCCGTGACGCGGCAGTTTTTTTATTTTAATCTCAGTTAAACTTGGTAATGATTGCAGCCATCAGGGGCCCGCTTTCCACGCCAAACAGCAGGCTGTAACAGAGCCTGCCTAAAAAAACCTGTATGAGTCCATCGGTCTCTATACAGGCTGTTGACTGTCTTATTCAATTTTTCCTTCTTCATATCGTTCGTCATTTTCTGCTGTTGCATAGTAGCGGTTGTAGCGCCGTTTATACAGTTTATAGAATTGAAAGACGAACGTACGCAAAATAGCGTATGCCGGGATTCCGAGTATTACGCCTATCACTCCAAAGAGGTGCCCCGCTGTCAGCAGCACGAAAATAATGGTGATTGGGTGTACACGGAGCGATTTCCCCATGATTTGCGGCGAAATCAATTTTCCTTCCAGCAGCTGAACAACTGTCCAGACAAAAGCAAGCTTCAGCAGCATGAATGGAGAGGTGACAATCGCTATAATAATGGCCGGAGTGATGGCAATCACCGGTCCTAAATACGGCACTACACTTGTAACACTTGCTATTGCCGCTAAAACAAGGGCGTAATCCATCCCGATGATCAGGAATCCGATATACAGCATAATTCCAATGCACAGGCTGACTAAAAGCTGTCCCTGTATATAAGCCCTTACTTGCTCATCGATTTCCCGAAAAACCTTTCTTGTTCCTCCGCGCATTCTTGGAGGAATGAGCTGGATAAATGCTTTCGGGAGCTTTTCGCCTTCCTTCAGCAAGTAAAAAAGAATAAATGGAACTGTGACTAAACCGATCGTAACACTCGTGACGGCACTCAGAACTTTCGTAAAACCGCTGAGCGTTTCGGTCGCTACATTCGAGGCATTGCTTCCAAATGAGCTGAATATACCCGAGCTCTTTTGTTTTAAATCTTCGTAAATTGGTGCCAGGTAAGACTGGCTTTCTACATACGATTCAAATCCTGTGATAAATTTATCCCAGTATCCGGGAAAGGATGTAAATAGACTTTTGGTCTGTTCGATCAGGAAAGGAACGACCGACATAATCAGCAGGACAATCAGTCCAACAATTAAAATCAGCAGGATAAAAATAGATGTCGTTCTTCCAATGCCGGCCTTCATTAGCAATCTCATTAACGGCCTCAGCAAGTAATAGGCTACAATGGCCAAAATAACGGGAAGAGCGACCGTTTCAACGAATGTAGTAACCGGTTTGAAAATAAAGGAAACTTTTGAATACAGCAAAATGTTTAATCCCAGAAGCAGCAAAATGCCTAATACATAAGCTGTTTTTCTGCCTCCAAGAAAGTGAATAATCGGATTCTTTCTTTTATCCAATGTCCATAAGCTCCTTCTCTATAAAAAAGTTCACTTTGCAGAAGTGATGATTGCTTATTCCCTCTTCTGCCTGTCTTGAATCATCTGATTATCGATTAATTTCTTTATTGGCTATATATTTTAACGCCAGTATTTCATCATCTGACAGCTTATCTTCTGCCATTCTCAGCAGTTCCTCCTGCTCCTGTCCATTAAGGCCGTCCTTTGCCATGGATTGGACCTTTTGAAGATTCCCCGGCCCCGCCTTTTTCAGGATCACCCTTGCAGCTTCTTCTTTTGTTGTAAACGGCAGCGTATCCGGATCAGCCTGAGCTCCTTCTTCAAGAAACTTTCTGACTTGCGGATTAGCATTTGCCTGTTCTCTTATCTTTTCATACCCGCCATTCTTTTCAACTTCTTTATCTAAATAGCCTGAAAGCTCGTCTGAGGCTAATTTAGGCAGAAAATAGTAGGCGGCCCCGGCAATCAGTGCCAGAATGGTTACGGTGAAAAATATCCGTTTCAGCCAGCCGGGCTTCTGTTTATACTTGCGATGATTCTTGGCTCTGGATTCATAACGCGAACTCATATAGTTGCCCTCCTATTAGACTTCCTGTCATATTAAGGATAATCCAACTTAGCAGGTGTGTAAATGGAAGGAATTTTCCTCAGCCATATATGAGCTCTGCTGCTAATGTTTAGATTTATGCTGCCTCCATATCTTCTGTCATCTTAGCATATAGCAAGGCACAAAAAAAAGAAGCGGACACTTGAAAAGGACATTACATCCTCTTTCAGCATCAGCTTCCCTATCGCTAATCAATTTTATTGCTGGACGTAGACGGAGACAGAACCGCCGTTCACATTAAAGGCAGCCCATCCATCAGAACCAATTGTCACTTTATCCGTCCGGTTTCCGGTTATGTCATACCAGACTTCTCCGGCATTCTGGGTGCCGACATACATCCGCTTCGCTCCGCCCGGACCGTCTGTAATGAGAGCAGCCAATCCGGATTTGGCTTTAGAGGTGTTCCCCTCTCTCGTCCAGCCGATTACGTCCTGATTATCGATGTAATCACGCTGCGTTCCATATGCAAAATCTTTTCTGGCTTTTAATAAAGGTTCAATCTTTGTTTTTAATGCAGGTATTTCTCTGCCGCTTGTCCCTTTCGTTCCATAAAGATCTCCGTAAAACACGTTTGGATAGCCTGACTCGCGTGTTAGGATAAATGCATATGCGAGCGGTTTAAACCAGCTTTGGACTGTTGATTCCAGTGCCTGTCCAGGCTGGGTATCATGGTTATCGACAAACGTAACCGACTTCGTAGGATTTGTGGAGGTAACGGTTCCATTTAATAGATTCCTCATATCATAGTAACCGCTCTGTGATGAAGCTGCCTGGAAGTTATAGTGAAGAGGAACATCAAATACAGACTGATTATAGCCCGTTTTATTCAGATAGTTTTGCAGAGCGCCAAGGTTATTCTGCCAGTATTCAGCAACAGTAAACATTTCTTTTCCGGTAGATGTGCGGACTGACGTTACCCAATCCCCAAGAAACGAATGCTTAATATGTTTCGCTGCATCGATGCGGAATCCATCAAGCTTTAACTCATTGGCATACCAAGTGCCCCATTTTTTCATTTCATTAACAACATCCGGATGATCGTAATCGATATCTGCGTACAGGAGGTAATCATAATTCCCATATTCGCTGGAAACTTCCCAATCCCACGCCTTGCCGGTTCCGCGGAATTTATAGATTCTGTTTAAGTTTCTGGATTGATCATAATCCGTGCCATCGAAGTGATACCAGTTCCATTTGAAGCTGGAATAGGTATTGCCGCGGCCAGGAAAGTTAAAGCCTGTGTACGCTTGAATTTGGTAGTCGCCGGATGTTTCCTGATTCCGGTTGTTTGGGTTTACCTCAACCGCTGTTACAGTTTCCGTAAAATCCGCTCCGCCTTTGTGATTCATCACGACATCACCATATACATTTATGCCTCTGTTATGAAGAGAGGTAATGGCCGAAACAAGCTCCCCTTTTGTTCCATATTTTGTCCGGACCGTGCCTTTCTGATTAAATTCTCCGAGATCATAAAGATCATAGGCGCCATAGCCAACATCTGCCTGGCTTGTGCCTTTATAAGCTGGCGGAATCCATAGTGCGGTTATTCCGATACTGGACAGATACGCTGCATCATTGTTCATTTTATTCCAGTGCTGGCCATCATTCGGAAGATACCATTCAAAATACTGCATCATCGTCCCATTGTCAGCTGCTCTTGACCGTTCTGCCGGAAGAATGAGTGCAAACGTTAGCACAAAAACAAACACAATCCCTATCATCCTTTTCAGATTTACCATTTACCCGCTCCCTCTCCTTTAGTAAATTAAAGCGCTTACAATATTGAATATACAATGGACGGGGTTTTTTCCACATGAGCATTTGGATTGATATTTGAATAGGCATGTATGAGTATTTATCCGTGTCTGTTTCACATATCACTTGCTCTTGGCAGCTTCAGCTGATGTCCCCGGAACATTTCGAAAAATATCCGTATGTCTTTCCTTACCCGGTTCCGCTTTCATCCAAAAAAGAAGGGGCTGTCCAGTAAGTCCAGTCGCCCTTTTTCCCCTTCGCTTGTTTTGGTGATTTCCGCTCCAGGATCCTTGCTTATCCTTGAACAGACGGCGAGCGTCTCAGCGCTTTTCGCCTGCGGGGTATCACCTGTTCCGCTGCAGCAAGGTCCAGCACCTGCCGCTCGGCAATACCAAAAAAAGATAAAAAAACCTCCTGAGTGCCGTGAGCGCTCAGGAGGACTTGATTTCTTTATTTCCTTTCTTCAGGACTTTCAGACATCCCCTTCTCTGTCAGCCAGCTATTCTTTTAAAAGCTGTGCCTTCGTTAAAAAGTCTCTTGCAACTTTTTCAGCAGATTCCCCTTTTACGTTTACAAGATAATTCATGTTTCTCATCTCATCGTCCGTAATTTTTCCGGAGAGTTTATTGAGCGTTTTTTCCAGCTCCGGATATTTCTTCAGCGTTTCCTGCTTCAAGAGAGGTGCCCCCTGGTATGGGGGGAATAGACCCTTATCATCCTCGAGAGTCACAAGGCCGTATTGTGCAAGCTCACTGTCGGTTGAATAGGCATCAATCAAATTCACTTCACCGGACTTGATGGCGCTGTATCGAAGTTTCGGCTCCATGGTTTTGAGGGCAGGAAAATTGATGCCATAGAGCTTTTGAATTCCTTTGTACCCGTCTTGACGGTCCGAGAACTCCAGGGTGAAGCCTACTTTCATGTTTTGCTGAACCTGTTTCAGATCAGAGATGGTTTTCAAGGAATATTGTTCTGCTGTATCCTTTGGAACAGCAAGGGTATAAGTATTGTTGAACTGCATAGGCTCCAGATAAGCCATACCATACTGCTCCTGCATTCCTTTTTTCGTTTGTTCATAAACCGCTTTTTTATCTCCGCCTTTTGGCTCCTCTTTCAGGAAAGTGGAAAGTGCTGTCCCCGTGAACTCCGGATAGATATCCACATCGCCGGATTTAAGAGCATTGAAAAGAAAAGAGGTTTTCCCGAGACTTGGTTTCAGTTCAACATCCAAGTCTGTATCCTGCTCAATGAGCAGTTTATACATATTGATGAGTACTTCTGGTTCTGAGCCGAGTTTACCGGCAATGACAATATCTTTCTTCCCGCTTCCCCATGCAAGGGGTACGGCAATAATTAACGCGATAATCAAAGCAATGATACCTGCTTTTTTTGCTGATCCTCTTGTGGATGATTTTTCAGCAAATCTGAGAAGGACATCAAAAAGGATGGCCAGAAGGGCTGCCGGGATCGCTCCAAGAATAATCAGCATATTATCGTTGCGGTCTATCCCGAGCAGGATTAGTTTTCCAAGTCCTCCTGCTCCAATTAATGCAGCAAGTGTTGTCGT is a window encoding:
- the amyS gene encoding alpha-amylase; protein product: MVNLKRMIGIVFVFVLTFALILPAERSRAADNGTMMQYFEWYLPNDGQHWNKMNNDAAYLSSIGITALWIPPAYKGTSQADVGYGAYDLYDLGEFNQKGTVRTKYGTKGELVSAITSLHNRGINVYGDVVMNHKGGADFTETVTAVEVNPNNRNQETSGDYQIQAYTGFNFPGRGNTYSSFKWNWYHFDGTDYDQSRNLNRIYKFRGTGKAWDWEVSSEYGNYDYLLYADIDYDHPDVVNEMKKWGTWYANELKLDGFRIDAAKHIKHSFLGDWVTSVRTSTGKEMFTVAEYWQNNLGALQNYLNKTGYNQSVFDVPLHYNFQAASSQSGYYDMRNLLNGTVTSTNPTKSVTFVDNHDTQPGQALESTVQSWFKPLAYAFILTRESGYPNVFYGDLYGTKGTSGREIPALKTKIEPLLKARKDFAYGTQRDYIDNQDVIGWTREGNTSKAKSGLAALITDGPGGAKRMYVGTQNAGEVWYDITGNRTDKVTIGSDGWAAFNVNGGSVSVYVQQ
- the opuFB gene encoding osmoprotectant update ABC transporter permease/substrate-binding subunit OpuFB (The ABC transporter OpuF is widely distributed in Bacillus species other than B. subtilis. OpuFA is the ATP-binding subunit, while OpuFB is a fusion of permease and substrate-binding subunits.), producing MNSFMTTFQERQDQLWSALIEHIQISFIALLIAVIITIPLGVILTRKPKLAEGVIGVTAVLQTIPSLALLGLLIPLVGIGVVPAVIALIIYALLPILRNTYTGIKEVDPSLIEAARGMGMNSSKRLFKVELPLALPVIMAGIRTAMVLIVGTTTLAALIGAGGLGKLILLGIDRNDNMLIILGAIPAALLAILFDVLLRFAEKSSTRGSAKKAGIIALIIALIIAVPLAWGSGKKDIVIAGKLGSEPEVLINMYKLLIEQDTDLDVELKPSLGKTSFLFNALKSGDVDIYPEFTGTALSTFLKEEPKGGDKKAVYEQTKKGMQEQYGMAYLEPMQFNNTYTLAVPKDTAEQYSLKTISDLKQVQQNMKVGFTLEFSDRQDGYKGIQKLYGINFPALKTMEPKLRYSAIKSGEVNLIDAYSTDSELAQYGLVTLEDDKGLFPPYQGAPLLKQETLKKYPELEKTLNKLSGKITDDEMRNMNYLVNVKGESAEKVARDFLTKAQLLKE